A segment of the Carya illinoinensis cultivar Pawnee chromosome 1, C.illinoinensisPawnee_v1, whole genome shotgun sequence genome:
AGGAAGAAAAGATTCTATAAATGGAGTAAAGAGGAGAATAGAGGAAGAGTCTCTGGTGGGCTCAAGGGGGAAGACTGGGAAGATTGGTTGGGATTTTGCTCTGGGAAGAGAGTTTTGAGGCATATCTTTAGACAAGTTCAAGTCATATTTAGAGAAAATTGTCAAATGATTAATCTTCGTTCcgattaaaaaatcatttcaattcatctcatttcattgcgtctaatcattattatttttttaaatttaacttttttcaaatctcaaaataaaatttatattaaaaaaaatatattataacaatattttattcattttttaactctcatatcatttcaactcaacttactatccaaaTCTCCCATAAATGTGAAAATTATACAAACAAAATCCAATTATTAACTTGTCATAATtaattatgagaaataatatttataattctaaGATGTGCATGTCTTGTATAGAAGTGCGCAAGACATCTATATCCTAAAATTTATAGTTAGCGTTACTTAATTACTACTCCTATTGAAATGGGATAAAAATAACTAGCTCAACCTATCAAATGATCATCATAAAAAAGTAAGAGGAAAAAAGACAAGAAAGTGACAAAATAAAAAGCTAAATGTGAGAGAAAAAGACAAGTTAGACACGTAaaagattaataatataaaattgattttcTCACCTATTATTGATAGAgtcctaataaaaaaaatctgatatgTGAGGAAGACGAGTTGGAGACTTTAGAGTGACTATTATAAAAACATAGAGATTATCTTCAACCTCACTAGGAGAGAAATGAGGTTATTAAGTCaaaagtttttcatattttggtATAAACAAAAACATCACTATTTTGCTGCGTTAAAAAATATCCatcattttaaacataaattCTGAGATTATTACAGCGACAGTTTTGTATATTTTAGTAATAATTAAGATTTCAGCAATAATGATTAAATCCAAGTTTTGTATATTTTGGTcattaacaaaatttattttgaaagtacAGAGACACTGaaacatgtttttattttatattagaaagcttttttattttacattgtaCGCGACGCATGGGTCGTGACCAATACTGGGCCCTCGACTCCGGATCTTATGACCCAAAAGCTTTCTAAGCCAGGGTTTTCAGTCTATAAGCTCAGCCcatctcttttatatatatactcgaATCGATGTCTTCCACCAATTAGGGTTTTAGGTTCTTCTAATTACTCGGCCTCTCCGGATTCTACTTTCTGTAGCGAGCGCCTCCAAAGCGAAGGGAAATGGTGAAGGGACGCCAAGGAGAGCGAGTCAGGTCTGTCTTCCATTTTTCCCGCACTCATTTGATCTTTTAAATCCCTAGATCCAACTTCCAAACGCCTATTTTCACTTCATGCCTATAGATTCTCTCTAATTTTCCATCTTGACCCTGTATTTTTTTATCAGGCTTTATGTCAGAGGAACAATCCTCGGCTACAAGAGGTACTAGACTTCATTTTCTTCTGTGGTATGGTGTTCGATTATATTTCTTTCACGGGAATTGTTTTCATGTCTATTCTGGATTCTGTTGGGCCACTCAGAAAACCGGGAGAAAATCACTATTACTTTGATTTTAGTTGGAGTTTCTGTTTCCTCGGTGCCCAAATCTATAAACGTGAGAGGACGATCTTGTATAGATGGGTTAGGTAGATGGTAATTGCTTTATTTTAGCATCAGTTTGTATGCTGAGAAATATAGGAAAAGAGAACGAGGGGTTACTGggttgattcttttattttttattttattccagaGTCAGAAAGAGTGAAAGCGGTGGACTTAAGATTGTTTCTGTAGTTTTGTTATTTTCACTTGCATTTATTCAGCTGGTCTTTAAATGTTTGATGGGGATTATGGGTCCAGGTCCAAGTCAAACCAATACCCGAACACTTCCCTCATCCAGGTTGAGGGGGTGAACACAAAGGAAGAGGTTGCATGGTACGCTGGTAAGCGCATGGCTTATATCTACAAGGCCAAGGTGAAGAAGAATGGAACTCACTACCGCTGCATTTGGGGTAAGGTGACCAGGCCTCATGGTAACAGCGGTATTGTTCGTGCTAAGTTCAAGTCGAATCTTCCACCGAAATCCATGGTATTGTAAAAGAAGAGATGTTTCTATGGTTTATCAAATGGCTTTCTATATGGAGATTCCTCGTTTATTTTGTCTTTGGTTCTTGTGCAGGGGGCTAGAGTTAGGGTTTTCATGTACCCCagcaatatatgaggtacttgTAGGCCCTTTTCTTCATTTAATTCCCTCTTTTATTTTCGCCCttctgtttatttttctgttgtGTTCAATATTATAATAGGTAGGCAGCTATGACAGTGTACGTGGGCTACACCTAAATTCCCCATCAATCAAATCCTCAAGTacttattggaaaaaaaaaaagaagaagaagccaaaTCATGGTCTCCGTGGTCATATTAATGcagatataaattataaatgattTACAAGCATTTTCAATGATTATCCTACGAGCTGTACTAATGTGGTTTAGGCTTGTGTCTCTGATTTCGAGTATGTGTATTTACCCTGTTGTTTCTTAAGATCCTTTGTCAATGATCATATCATTCTAAATTTCTATTTTCTCCATCTTAATTTTGCTTTGAAGGGTTATGTAGTTGTAATGTGTTTCGAGTCTCCCCTTTTCTTAGAATGGGTATTAGAGTGTTTTGCATCCGTTTATCAGTTTTGAGGGGGGAAGAATAACCATGTGTGgaacattgattttgttttttctagCACTGTTTCACCGTGTCTCTACTATTTGTAGCAACCATTTGAGATGATGAGAGATCCTGTTTTTGTTGCCATTAACTGATGTGTTTGATTTGGACTAACCATACATAACCAAAACTAGGTGTATCCACAAGGACGACTTTGGATCTGTCTCTCTATCCCAGAATTTGTTCTCCTTTGGTGACAAATTCTCAGAATAATGAGGGATATCATAAGCGTGTGCTTGCTCTTATGTTCTTGTTTTCATCTCATGTAACTATCGTGTGCATCCATAATTGgcaattaaatggttttatagtTGGAATGGCTTCCTCTTGTCATTCATgcatcattttgtttttttcttgcaGCTCTCAGATTTTGTAGAATGCCAGATTGAGTAGAGATGACTGAGACTGAGAATTATGCAGTTACTTCTTTTTATCAGCTAAATTTATGTCATATTTTGAAGCCAAATCGTTTTTGTTTGTTAAGGTTGGTGGATGGAATACTGTTTGAATTTTCTAGTTTCGTAAAGAAGTAATTGCCACCAGTTTGTTTATTGATTTAAGCTTTCAGAGTTTAGACTATCAGTATTTCATAGAAATGGATATTTAGCAACATTGTTTCTAGATATTTATGAATttgctagctttccttttttccgaaaaagtatatttttactCGCGTTATGCTTGTTTGATTGCTCATTTCATATTATGTTAATGTAATACgtttttttgaaattataaaatagctGCTTTAGGGGAGGGAAAAATTATGGTTGATATTGGCGCTAAGTAAtctgtttatttgatttgtaagatttaaaactaatatttaaaattaaattataccttTTGGATGGAATGTGGTATAAAggatttcaaatataattaattctTCTGTGTAGTTATTTTGTGGCTGTCAAATTGCCACGTCAGCTCGTGGATAAAGGTCCATGAATTGCCCCTATGAGGTGAAAGATAAAATCTACACCGATATGAAGTTATGAACATCCATGCATAAAGCAGAActttttaatcacaaaaaattagaaaatgctAGGGATCCGGTAGGGGATTCCGTTCCCTTGTCCCgctgcatttttttatttgtattgtttctgaaattgatttttacagaaagattaagaaaattatatttaattatattgtgaattttattattttttttaaaatatttaaaagtgttaaaaaaataatttaaaaaaaatatttagaagtgtttgtttttgtttttttcatatcatttttttaacacttttaaatattttaaaaaaatgaataaaatttacaatataattaaatataattttttaaatttttctgtaaaaaaattaaaaaaaaaaaaatatcaacggGACAAGTGAACGGGATCCCGAATCCCTAGCATTGTCccaaaaaattatacaatattggTCGGTAATACATTCATGTCTGCTGTACTTCTcgatcaaaaaatataaagctAAGCTCTGGTTACATACGTTTTTGGATTACATACACGTACATAAAGTTGCTTATAAAATGTTTTTGAATGATACATACGTGTACGATTAAGATGTACAAATATCTCCTATGGGCGATGCCAATTGTTTTATTAAGTAAACTCATGGTtgcttattataaataaattattaagtaCATATAGAGACTGACAATGTTAGTGCCTTTCTGGAAGAATGCTTGATATGACCTGATATTTcctccaaaataaaaaaataacaaaaaataaaattctgaacCCTCCCATCCATTGgagtttcttattttttacttaagtTATTTTGGTCTATCAGCAatagattaattaaattaggAATAAAAGAGGAGATGATGAGGGATCTCGAATGAAAACGCCAatgaaatgcataaaaaataaaacttagcAAACGAGCCGTGTTAAAAACTGATCAGACCTAGAGGAAGGAAAGATTCTATTAATGGAGTAAGGAGGAGAATAGAGGGAGGACTTTCTGATGAACTTGGGAATGATGAATAGGAAAACTCGTGAGGAATATCTTTAGACAAGTTAAACTCGTGAGGAAtacccacatt
Coding sequences within it:
- the LOC122291777 gene encoding 60S ribosomal protein L35a-1; this encodes MVKGRQGERVRLYVRGTILGYKRSKSNQYPNTSLIQVEGVNTKEEVAWYAGKRMAYIYKAKVKKNGTHYRCIWGKVTRPHGNSGIVRAKFKSNLPPKSMGARVRVFMYPSNI